One genomic window of Paramormyrops kingsleyae isolate MSU_618 chromosome 22, PKINGS_0.4, whole genome shotgun sequence includes the following:
- the LOC140581677 gene encoding uncharacterized protein isoform X1 has translation MTHPKMYRMATFTGIFSFMLIFIDTYSCTVTKKSVNISCEDIYANGMYKYSADTNWTTAGLHSEVWDSENVPLASIEYFRLPENRSTEVEQVFPGNIYLKTCLNLTYRATDNMYKEMHVQYIVMGRSKVTSEVTSEVTSEVTSQVTSKVPSYLGTLIAVVSIIGLLSILGIEWKIGCLRRRLSCLRNGQRQPVDDQNTAEEGQRDILLVDITILSPSGVKSPNF, from the exons ATGACTCACCCGAAAATGTACCGCATGGCTACTTTCACTGGGATTTTCTCCTTTATGCTGATATTCATCGACACCTACA GCTGTACAGTGACAAAGAAAAGCGTAAATATTTCCTGTGAAGATATATATGCGAATGGGATGTATAAATATTCAGCCGACACAAACTGGACCACGGCTGGACTTCACAGTGAGGTTTGGGACAGTGAG AATGTCCCTCTGGCAAGTATCGAATACTTCCGCCTTCCAGAAAACCGGTCCACTGAGGTAGAACAGGTCTTCCCCGGGAACATCTACCTCAAAACATGTCTTAACCTGACATACCGTGCTACTGATAACATGTATAAG gAAATGCATGTCCAGTACATTGTCATGG GGCGTAGTAAAGTAACATCAGAAGTAACATCGGAAGTAACATCGGAAGTAACATCTCAAGTAACATCTAAAGTACCATCTTACCTAGGCACCTTGATTGCTGTTG TTTCCATCATTGGGCTTTTGTCCATTTTGGGGATCGAGTGGAAAATCGG CTGCCTCAGACGGAGGTTGTCATGCCTTAGGAATGGGCAGAGGCAGCCTGTAGATGATCAGAATACGGCTGAGGAAGGACAAAGAGACATTTTGTTAGTTGATATAACCATCCTGTCTCCCTCTGGTGTAAAATCACCTAATTTTTAG
- the LOC140581677 gene encoding uncharacterized protein isoform X2, which translates to MYKYSADTNWTTAGLHSEVWDSENVPLASIEYFRLPENRSTEVEQVFPGNIYLKTCLNLTYRATDNMYKEMHVQYIVMGRSKVTSEVTSEVTSEVTSQVTSKVPSYLGTLIAVVSIIGLLSILGIEWKIGCLRRRLSCLRNGQRQPVDDQNTAEEGQRDILLVDITILSPSGVKSPNF; encoded by the exons ATGTATAAATATTCAGCCGACACAAACTGGACCACGGCTGGACTTCACAGTGAGGTTTGGGACAGTGAG AATGTCCCTCTGGCAAGTATCGAATACTTCCGCCTTCCAGAAAACCGGTCCACTGAGGTAGAACAGGTCTTCCCCGGGAACATCTACCTCAAAACATGTCTTAACCTGACATACCGTGCTACTGATAACATGTATAAG gAAATGCATGTCCAGTACATTGTCATGG GGCGTAGTAAAGTAACATCAGAAGTAACATCGGAAGTAACATCGGAAGTAACATCTCAAGTAACATCTAAAGTACCATCTTACCTAGGCACCTTGATTGCTGTTG TTTCCATCATTGGGCTTTTGTCCATTTTGGGGATCGAGTGGAAAATCGG CTGCCTCAGACGGAGGTTGTCATGCCTTAGGAATGGGCAGAGGCAGCCTGTAGATGATCAGAATACGGCTGAGGAAGGACAAAGAGACATTTTGTTAGTTGATATAACCATCCTGTCTCCCTCTGGTGTAAAATCACCTAATTTTTAG